The following are encoded together in the Oncorhynchus gorbuscha isolate QuinsamMale2020 ecotype Even-year linkage group LG03, OgorEven_v1.0, whole genome shotgun sequence genome:
- the ngfb gene encoding nerve growth factor, whose product MRSSMLVLLLMVSAQAVATMGGDFCPPVSVQQQGPAPKRTPNSAPTVDPKLFTKRRYRSPRVLFSAQPPDTEPMGRQGSGASRARRRVSQPKHRGVYSVCESISVWVGNKTKATDISGNEVEVLPDVNINNVKKKQYFFETTCRGARGGSTGCLGIDGRHWNSYCTNSHTFVRALTSFKNLVAWRLIRINVACVCVLSRKSWRQ is encoded by the coding sequence ATGAGGTCGTCCATGCTGGTCCTGCTCCTCATGGTCAGTGCCCAGGCAGTGGCCACCATGGGAGGGGACTTCTGCCCCCCGGTCTCCGTTCAGCAGCAAGGCCCTGCCCCCAAAAGGACCCCTAACTCTGCCCCCACCGTGGATCCCAAACTGTTCACCAAGCGACGCTACCGCTCGCCCCGCGTTCTCTTCAGTGCCCAGCCGCCCGACACTGAGCCCATGGGACGCCAGGGGTCCGGGGCCAGCAGGGCAAGGCGCAGGGTTAGTCAGCCGAAGCACCGGGGGGTGTACTCTGTGTGTGAGAGCATCAGCGTCTGGGTAGGCAACAAGACCAAGGCCACGGATATATCTGGCAACGAGGTGGAGGTGCTCCCGGACGTGAACATTAACAACGTGAAGAAGAAGCAGTACTTTTTTGAGACCACGTGCCGTGGCGCACGGGGAGGCAGCACTGGCTGCCTGGGCATCGATGGGCGACACTGGAACTCCTACTGCACCAACTCGCACACTTTTGTGCGGGCACTGACTTCCTTCAAAAACCTGGTGGCCTGGAGACTGATCCGCATCAACGTggcctgtgtctgt